From a single Miscanthus floridulus cultivar M001 chromosome 8, ASM1932011v1, whole genome shotgun sequence genomic region:
- the LOC136476471 gene encoding large ribosomal subunit protein eL20z-like isoform X2: MQEAKHPTTTKLPSQSQSSSPSPSAPAANPLRYHHGYGTFPPPFQPTPPPVVGAACHDYHASPIGFGGGQGFVAFPCAVQQQVFVEGVPIREPPLPFCGVGVGWFLFLLGFFLAAIPWYAGAFLLFFVALDHREKPGLIACTVAGIFALVPFILNGMRLHPFW, translated from the exons ATGCAAGAGGCGAAGCACCCCACCACCACAAAGCTCCCGTCGCAGTCCCAATCCTCATCCCCATCCCCTTCGGCTCCCGCCGCGAACCCTCTCCGATACCATCACGGCTACGGTACCTTTCCCCCGCCGTTTCAGCCGACGCCGCCACCAGTCGTAGGCGCCGCCTGCCATGACTACCATGCCTCTCCGATCG GGTTCGGCGGCGGCCAGGGCTTCGTCGCCTTCCCGTGCGCCGTCCAGCAGCAGGTCTTCGTGGAGGGCGTCCCCATCCGAGAGCCGCCCCTACCGTTctgcggcgtcggcgtcggctggTTTCT GTTCTTATTGGGGTTCTTCTTGGCGGCAATCCCCTGGTATGCTGGCGCGTTCCTTCTATTCTTTGTTGCTTTGGACCACAGAGAGAAGCCTGGATTGATTGCATGCACCGTTGCT GGCATATTTGCACTAGTTCCATTCATTCTGAACGGTATGAGATTGCATCCTTTCTGGTGA
- the LOC136476471 gene encoding large ribosomal subunit protein eL20z-like isoform X1 → MQEAKHPTTTKLPSQSQSSSPSPSAPAANPLRYHHGYGTFPPPFQPTPPPVVGAACHDYHASPIGGFGGGQGFVAFPCAVQQQVFVEGVPIREPPLPFCGVGVGWFLFLLGFFLAAIPWYAGAFLLFFVALDHREKPGLIACTVAGIFALVPFILNGMRLHPFW, encoded by the exons ATGCAAGAGGCGAAGCACCCCACCACCACAAAGCTCCCGTCGCAGTCCCAATCCTCATCCCCATCCCCTTCGGCTCCCGCCGCGAACCCTCTCCGATACCATCACGGCTACGGTACCTTTCCCCCGCCGTTTCAGCCGACGCCGCCACCAGTCGTAGGCGCCGCCTGCCATGACTACCATGCCTCTCCGATCGGTG GGTTCGGCGGCGGCCAGGGCTTCGTCGCCTTCCCGTGCGCCGTCCAGCAGCAGGTCTTCGTGGAGGGCGTCCCCATCCGAGAGCCGCCCCTACCGTTctgcggcgtcggcgtcggctggTTTCT GTTCTTATTGGGGTTCTTCTTGGCGGCAATCCCCTGGTATGCTGGCGCGTTCCTTCTATTCTTTGTTGCTTTGGACCACAGAGAGAAGCCTGGATTGATTGCATGCACCGTTGCT GGCATATTTGCACTAGTTCCATTCATTCTGAACGGTATGAGATTGCATCCTTTCTGGTGA